The following proteins come from a genomic window of Nostoc sp. TCL26-01:
- a CDS encoding low-complexity tail membrane protein — MRSFRSEPILWIHVAGLAAMPIFLLLCLLFLSVGQPVLPVWIELLLVAAVGVIPLLWMQLRRPFYIFAILGIAIKPENLTEQQRKILCLINTKLNRVLALVAAILSIGVLWQLYQATPLVVNVASFLPQWHGVGLVLAALTFLASNLFLQIPVSVARVLVTNDTEFAAIKPLPLEKIKKDFTILGVRVNKILPQLTSEVKTEE, encoded by the coding sequence ATGCGCTCATTTCGCTCTGAACCGATACTGTGGATTCATGTCGCCGGCTTGGCGGCAATGCCAATTTTTTTATTGCTGTGTTTATTGTTTCTATCTGTTGGTCAGCCAGTGTTGCCTGTATGGATAGAACTTTTATTAGTCGCAGCAGTGGGTGTGATCCCGCTTTTGTGGATGCAGTTACGCCGTCCATTTTATATATTCGCCATTTTGGGCATAGCCATCAAGCCAGAAAATCTGACTGAGCAACAAAGAAAAATTCTCTGTTTAATTAATACAAAGTTAAATCGTGTACTAGCACTTGTGGCAGCAATTTTGTCCATTGGTGTATTATGGCAATTGTACCAAGCGACCCCGCTAGTAGTTAATGTGGCAAGTTTTTTACCACAATGGCATGGTGTAGGGTTAGTATTGGCAGCCTTAACCTTTTTGGCAAGTAATTTGTTTCTCCAAATTCCCGTGAGTGTAGCGCGAGTTTTAGTGACCAATGACACAGAATTTGCAGCGATAAAACCATTACCTTTAGAAAAGATTAAGAAAGATTTCACCATTTTAGGGGTGCGGGTAAATAAAATCTTGCCCCAGTTAACTAGTGAAGTTAAAACTGAGGAATGA
- a CDS encoding DUF1565 domain-containing protein: MKYQGFNLPLVRSLLSTLSLPVGITGLLLVAGGFMLVSTEVNAGATKPILTAQVPVTAPVIYVNPATGVNTAGAGTSATTPYKTISFALNQAQPGTLIQLAPGNYSNETGEQFPLIVPTGVTLQGDESNRGQGVLITGGGFYTSRTFARQDITILAGNGTTIAGLTVTNPNQRGTGVWVESTNPTIKNNTFTNSVRDGVFVTGTGNPKIEGNIFLQNKGNGVSVARSAQGEIRNNLFQDTGFGIAIGGTSTPLVVENQIVQNQDGLFISESAKPILRKNVIQNNKRDGVVATIGAQPDLGTNENPGGNLIRSNTRYDVNNATKTNRILAVGNDIDQKKIFGQVDFVAASVEPPPGGQTTGFNDVPTGYWAKAYIEALASQNIIAGFPDGTFKPNEPVTRAQFATIVTKALTPPTKRNAIDFRDVNRNFWAYGAIQAAYQSQFVSGYPDGTFKPQQQIPRVQALVALANGLGLTADNQNVISIYTDAGQIPSYAVGPVAAATSRQLVINYPTVSQLNPNREATRAEIAAFVYQALVNAGRAQPLQSSYLVRVP, from the coding sequence ATGAAATACCAAGGTTTTAACCTGCCTTTAGTAAGAAGTTTACTCTCAACTTTATCCTTGCCAGTTGGGATCACTGGTTTACTGTTGGTTGCTGGTGGGTTCATGCTAGTCTCCACTGAGGTAAATGCTGGAGCTACCAAGCCTATTCTGACAGCGCAAGTTCCTGTGACTGCACCAGTTATTTATGTCAACCCTGCAACTGGTGTAAATACTGCTGGTGCTGGTACAAGCGCAACTACACCCTATAAAACAATTAGCTTTGCTCTTAACCAAGCGCAGCCAGGAACATTGATCCAACTGGCTCCGGGAAATTACAGCAATGAAACTGGCGAACAATTCCCTTTGATAGTTCCAACTGGAGTAACTTTGCAAGGTGATGAATCAAATAGAGGGCAAGGAGTATTAATTACAGGTGGTGGTTTTTATACCAGTCGTACCTTTGCTCGACAAGATATTACGATTTTGGCTGGTAATGGTACAACGATCGCTGGTTTAACTGTGACTAACCCCAATCAACGTGGTACTGGTGTGTGGGTAGAATCAACTAATCCCACTATTAAAAATAATACTTTTACTAACAGTGTTCGGGATGGGGTGTTTGTCACAGGCACAGGAAATCCCAAAATTGAAGGTAACATCTTTTTACAGAACAAAGGTAACGGGGTTTCTGTAGCCAGATCAGCCCAAGGGGAGATTCGCAATAACTTATTTCAAGATACAGGTTTTGGGATTGCGATCGGTGGGACTTCTACCCCTCTCGTTGTCGAAAATCAGATTGTCCAAAACCAAGATGGTTTGTTTATCTCCGAGTCAGCCAAGCCCATACTCCGGAAGAATGTCATTCAAAATAATAAACGCGATGGTGTAGTGGCAACTATCGGCGCTCAACCCGACTTAGGTACGAATGAAAATCCTGGTGGTAACTTGATTCGCAGTAACACTCGTTATGATGTGAATAACGCTACCAAAACCAATCGAATTTTGGCTGTTGGGAATGATATTGATCAGAAAAAGATTTTTGGACAGGTGGACTTTGTAGCGGCTAGTGTTGAACCACCCCCAGGAGGACAAACCACGGGCTTTAATGATGTACCCACAGGTTACTGGGCAAAGGCATATATCGAAGCTTTAGCTTCACAGAATATTATTGCTGGTTTCCCCGATGGTACGTTTAAACCCAATGAGCCTGTAACACGCGCCCAATTTGCCACTATTGTCACTAAAGCGTTAACACCACCAACTAAACGTAACGCGATTGATTTTCGAGATGTCAACCGCAATTTCTGGGCTTATGGGGCAATTCAAGCGGCTTACCAGAGTCAATTTGTTTCTGGTTATCCTGATGGTACTTTTAAACCACAGCAGCAAATTCCCAGGGTTCAAGCATTAGTTGCTTTAGCGAATGGACTCGGCTTAACTGCTGATAATCAAAATGTCATTTCTATCTATACTGATGCTGGGCAAATTCCCAGTTATGCCGTTGGGCCAGTTGCCGCAGCTACCTCACGACAATTAGTCATCAATTATCCCACAGTTAGCCAACTCAATCCCAATCGTGAAG